The following are encoded together in the Vigna angularis cultivar LongXiaoDou No.4 chromosome 9, ASM1680809v1, whole genome shotgun sequence genome:
- the LOC108346623 gene encoding ethylene-overproduction protein 1, whose amino-acid sequence MQYNIFPIMRSFNIIDGCKGTQLYTINPSGTGTATCSGIGDKLLQQLHDHIKTQTLRTKSNRNFISPNTTPPSEVVFCEGTLLPYGLPMTELLEPKIEPSLVSPDLVETLAGAYRRAEDCPQFERTEVFLQQCTIFRSLADPKLFRRSLRAARQHATSVHAKVVLAAWLRHERREDELIGSSSMDCRGRNLECPRATLEPGYDPESVFDPCPCTRARAVNSDQRPTSEEEDGDMSFIVGEDEVRCNRFNIASLSRPFNTMLCGEFVESKREHINFSQNGFSVEALKAAKEFSRSKRLTHLEPMAVLELLSFANRFCCEEMKHACDVHLALLVCDLEDALLLIEYGLEETAYLLVAACLQVFLRELPCSMQCSSFVRMLSSPEGRDRLAMAGHASFMLYYFLSQVAMEEEMRSNTTVMLLERLVECAKDGWEKQLAFHQMGVVMLERKEYKDAQHWFQSAVEAGHVYSTVGVARAKYKRGHTYSAYKLMNSLVSEHKPVGWMYQERSLYCMGKEKQMDLLSATELDPTLSFPYKFRAVSFLEENRIESAIAEINKVIGFKVSADCLELRAWFLIAMEDYEGALRDVRAILTLDPNYMMFYGHMHGEHLIELLSPVVQQWCQADCWMQLYDRWSSVDDIGSLAVVHQMLANDPGKSLLRFRQSLLLLRLNCPKAAMRSLRMARNHSNSDHERLVYEGWILYDTGHREEALAKAEESISIQRSFEAYFLKAYALADSNLDSESSKYVIHLLEEALRCPSDGLRKGQALNNLGSVFVDCDKLDLAADCYLNALNIKHTRAHQGLARVYHLKNHRKAAYDEMTKLIEKARSNASAYEKRSEYCDRDMAKSDLSMASELDPLRTYPYRYRAAVLMDDHKEAEAIAELSRAIDFKPDLQLLHLRAAFYESMGDYASAVRDCEAGLCLDPNNNEILDLCNKAREHLREQPK is encoded by the exons ATGCAATACAACATCTTCCCAATAATGCGTAGCTTCAACATCATTGACGGTTGCAAGGGAACTCAATTGTATACTATCAACCCCTCCGGCACCGGCACCGCCACCTGCAGTGGTATTGGCGATAAGCTTCTCCAACAACTTCACGATCACATTAAGACCCAAACCCTTAGAACCAAATCCAATCGGAACTTCATTTCTCCGAACACCACCCCACCTTCCGAGGTTGTTTTCTGTGAGGGCACCCTCCTCCCCTATGGCCTCCCCATGACAGAACTTCTTGAACCCAAAATTGAACCGTCCCTCGTCTCTCCCGATTTAGTGGAAACCCTCGCCGGTGCTTATCGTCGTGCCGAGGACTGCCCCCAGTTCGAGCGCACCGAGGTCTTCCTCCAGCAATGCACCATCTTTCGAAGCTTAGCAGACCCCAAGCTCTTCCGTCGCAGCCTTCGCGCCGCTCGGCAGCACGCCACTAGCGTGCATGCTAAGGTCGTGCTCGCCGCTTGGCTGCGCCACGAGCGCCGTGAGGACGAGCTCATCGGGTCGTCTTCCATGGACTGCAGAGGGAGGAACCTTGAGTGTCCCCGGGCAACCTTGGAGCCAGGCTATGACCCGGAGTCTGTGTTTGATCCTTGCCCATGCACGCGTGCACGTGCAGTGAATTCTGAT CAACGCCCCACGTCCGAGGAAGAGGATGGTGACATGTCGTTCATTGTCGGTGAAGATGAAGTTAGGTGCAATAGGTTCAACATAGCCTCACTTTCAAGGCCCTTTAATACAATGTTGTGTGGTGAATTCGTAGAGTCAAAAAGGGAGCACATTAATTTTTCACAGAATGGTTTTTCTGTTGAGGCACTGAAAGCTGCTAAGGAGTTCAGTAGAAGTAAGAGGTTGACCCATTTGGAGCCTATGGCTGTGTTGGAGTTGTTGTCTTTTGCGAATCGTTTTTGTTGTGAAGAGATGAAGCATGCATGTGACGTACATTTGGCTTTGCTAGTTTGTGACCTGGAGGATGCGTTGTTGCTTATAGAGTATGGATTGGAGGAAACTGCATACCTTCTTGTTGCAGCTTGCTTGCAGGTGTTTCTCCGAGAGCTCCCATGTTCCATGCAGTGTTCGAGTTTTGTGAGGATGCTTTCTAGTCCAGAGGGTAGGGATAGGCTAGCCATGGCGGGACATGCGTCATTTATGTTGTATTACTTTTTGAGTCAGGTTGCGATGGAGGAAGAGATGAGATCTAACACAACTGTGATGTTGTTGGAGAGGTTAGTGGAGTGTGCAAAAGATGGTTGGGAGAAGCAACTTGCGTTTCACCAAATGGGCGTTGTTATGCTTGAGAGAAAAGAATACAAAGATGCACAGCATTGGTTTCAGTCAGCAGTGGAGGCAGGGCATGTTTATTCTACGGTGGGAGTTGCAAGGGCCAAATACAAGCGTGGCCACACGTATTCAGCATATAAGTTGATGAACTCACTTGTTTCTGAACATAAACCAGTTGGGTGGATGTATCAAGAAAGGTCTTTGTATTGTATGGGGAAGGAGAAACAAATGGACTTGCTATCAGCAACTGAGTTAGATCCAACTCTTTCATTTCCTTATAAATTTCGAGCTGTTTCTTTCTTGGAAGAGAACAGGATTGAATCTGCCATTGCAGAAATCAATAAAGTAATCGGTTTCAAGGTTTCTGCAGATTGCCTTGAACTGAGAGCTTGGTTCTTGATTGCCATGGAGGATTATGAAGGAGCCCTTAGAGATGTTCGGGCAATTTTGACGTTGGATCCaaattatatgatgttttatgGCCATATGCATGGTGAGCACTTGATAGAACTTCTCAGTCCTGTTGTTCAACAGTGGTGCCAAGCTGATTGTTGGATGCAGTTGTATGATCGGTGGTCCTCTGTTGATGATATTGGTTCATTGGCTGTTGTACACCAAATGTTAGCAAATGATCCGGGGAAAAGTCTTTTACGTTTTCGACAATCTCTCCTTCTGCTACG GTTAAATTGTCCAAAGGCTGCCATGCGTAGTTTGCGGATGGCTAGAAACCATTCTAATTCTGACCATGAAAGACTTGTGTATGAAGGTTGGATATTGTATGACACTGGTCATCGTGAAGAAGCATTAGCAAAGGCTGAGGAATCTATTTCAATTCAAAGATCATTTGAAGCTTACTTTCTCAAAGCATATGCATTAGCTGACTCAAATCTTGACTCAGAGTCTTCTAAGTATGTGATCCATCTCTTGGAGGAAGCTCTAAGGTGCCCTTCAGATGGTCTTCGGAAAGGGCAA GCACTGAATAATCTAGGGAGTGTCTTTGTAGACTGTGATAAACTAGACCTTGCTGCTGACTGCTACTTGAATGCACTCAACATCAAGCATACACGAGCACATCAAGGGTTGGCACGAGTATATCATCTTAAAAACCACCGCAAAGCAGCATATGACGAGATGACAAAGCTAATAGAAAAGGCTCGAAGCAATGCATCAGCATATGAGAAACGTTCAGAATATTGTGATCGTGACATGGCAAAGAGTGATCTTAGTATGGCATCAGAATTGGACCCTCTCAGGACTTATCCTTACAGATATAGAGCAGCTG TTTTGATGGATGATCACAAGGAAGCTGAGGCAATAGCAGAGCTTTCAAGAGCCATTGATTTTAAGCCAGATCTACAATTGTTACATCTTCGAGCGGCATTTTATGAATCAATGGGTGATTATGCTTCAGCTGTGCGGGACTGTGAAGCAGGCCTCTGTCTTGATcctaataataatgaaattctTGATCTTTGTAACAAAGCACGAGAGCATCTTAGAGAACAACCAAAGTAG